The Neisseria yangbaofengii genome contains a region encoding:
- a CDS encoding DUF4760 domain-containing protein: MFLGQPIGYWVQTVAIIASAVFAGWQLKALRKQNNSHDTQWRQRATIDAVMADRKDANLIQSRRAYARMKQDCVNFDSIGGAPLLENEDANHAILDILNNYEFMASGIREGAFDEDIYRRMKRSLIIADWQMLNVYIYALRKRENRPKLFCEFEWLAKKWEEEK; encoded by the coding sequence ATGTTTTTAGGTCAACCGATTGGCTACTGGGTTCAAACAGTAGCCATTATTGCATCTGCGGTCTTTGCAGGCTGGCAGCTCAAAGCATTACGGAAACAAAATAACAGCCATGATACCCAATGGCGGCAAAGGGCAACAATTGATGCCGTTATGGCAGACAGAAAGGATGCCAACCTGATACAGTCCCGTCGTGCTTATGCACGCATGAAACAAGATTGTGTCAATTTCGATTCTATCGGCGGTGCACCTCTTTTGGAAAATGAAGATGCCAATCATGCAATATTGGATATTCTGAACAATTATGAGTTTATGGCCTCGGGAATCCGAGAAGGCGCATTTGACGAAGATATTTACCGCCGCATGAAGCGTTCTTTGATTATTGCCGACTGGCAAATGTTGAATGTCTATATTTACGCACTAAGAAAACGGGAGAATCGCCCGAAACTGTTTTGCGAG